GTTTGCTGGTGAACTTTAATGAGTCAAACCTGAGCACAGGTTCCACATCTGTCCTTGCAAAATTCCATTTCGGCACAGGGCACTGAGCCACTAGGCAATGCTGTCTTCTTTGATTACCCAGTTAGCAAATATGTCGCCTTAATGAATGAATAATGAATGTTAACTGTAAATACTGTTCCTTACAATGCAATTTCAACCAGACAGACACGTCTGAATTTTAATTCAGaaacttttaattacttttaaactcttacattttacaattagCAATTTACAGGAAAAATGTAGCGCCCATTCTCTGCCAGAGAGAAAGACTCTTGGATATGTGTGCATGTTTGTGTCCACATACAGAAAGAGCACCATTTGAAATACTGACCCTATCAGTAGGTTCTAGTGAAAGCCTTTCTCTCTGGCTTAGAGAGTGTTAAGTCATCTGTAGATCTCACCACCAGCTCAACCCATTTACTGCTATTTCATTGCATAAATCAATTTTCACCGATGCCACTTTTGTTACTAAAAGATAAATAAGGCAGTTTAACTGGAAAGGGACCCACACATTAAACTTGAAAAAACTGCACAAAGTGCGCTAAATATTGTCCTAGACTCACTTTCATAATGCTGCATGTTCCTTTACCAGTGTAGTTGACCTCTCCATAGTGCAATTAATTATTGTACCCTGCATCGCTAATAGGCGGTTAAACTTGGTTAGAGAGAAGGGATGGAACAGTGCAAAGTTTGTGGGCTCATCCCTACACAGAGATTCCTTGCCCAAAGCCTGTTGTCCCCCTGCCTGATGATGCTAAACACATATATAACTAATTCTGCCTCTGCCCAGAATCTCCGTTCTTTTCTTAAAGAACAAGGGAACAGACAGCTCCTAGAGGAATAAAGGGTTGTAAGACCCTTTAGATTATGAAATATTATAGGGATAGCACATCATAGATTGAGTGatgaagaaaagggaaattgtttctCCTTTATTATGTGATTAAAGATGGTTTCCGTTGAGAAGAAAATAGACATTCTAAATGTATAGTAGATTCTTCGGGAAGagttatacatatatagataaatatatggcCTACTGGGTCTAGAGAATATTGTCTATTGAATTTTAGCCATTGCAAATTTGCTTTGCACTTGTTGTGTAAATGAGACATAGTTTGTTCTACAGTGCAGATTATTAAAGAGCCCAATTAAAATCATATTGTTAAATCTATATTATcattgatatcatcagttatGATGTTATCTGGTGTTGACTGCCCCGCTGTAAGCTTATTTACCTTCAttctttatgttttcaaagtattCAAAGAAAGCATTTTCCTTTCCATAATGGGTTCTAGATTTTTATACTTCAGCTTTATGGCCCTCCATCCTAAAGCTGTATTATAAAACTAAAAGAActgggcaaccaatcagaaatcatTTCCAGCAACTAGCATTAAATGATGACTGTTTGCACCTGCCACCTATTAaagagaatttctttttttggtgaCAAGATTAAGTATAAAATGTCTCTCATGGACTCTCATTTTTCTAAATTATAGGTGGTCCTACATTTGTTGATGAATCAGATATATGAGTGGCTGAGATTAGCATTCCTGCTTAATATCGTTAGGGCAGTTCTTACATGTTCTATTAGATTAAACCAAGAGTTTAGGGAAACCAAAGGCAGATACAGATTTTCCATGGAAAGCACCAGCGATGTTATCTAAATTCcaatgcaaacaaacaaaaataagactttgaaaataaaaggaaaacatgaacattataatcatataaataaaaccatGAATTCAGGATTCTGCTTTGTTTTTATCAACCACAGACTCGAAGTTTAAAACTTTGAGCGATCGCTGCGGCCAGTAACTCGAAGCACAGCATAGTTGAATGATGCTCCTACCATATATGTGAGCTGCAAAAGGAAATATACAGgagagaaaatatgcaatatatcaatataatacataattatatatgttATTGTCAAGCATTCGGCCACTAAAGCCATGTGTGAGTCCCTACACTCTTACGTGATGGACATATAGTAAGCTTACTTACTATATTGCTATGTTACTGCCTTTCAGGCTGAACTCACCATTAACTGTTTGCCCCATCCCTATCATGGAGGCAGCCCCCACCGCTGCTTTAAAGtgatcacattcaaaaataaattacatttagaaagCTCCTTACCCATGCAAAGTGATAGAACATTTACTAGAACCTACTTGACTATCAGTTCAAATGTAGGAAATATGGAGGTTTTGGAAGACCTCCTGAAGTGGTGTGCATAAATGTATCTGAAAATAGTGCAATAAGAACATAGAAAATATGTTGTTAGTGTGTTATCTTAGGAAATCATGCAATGTTTTTGAAACCTTTTTTAAAGCTTGATTGTCTCTCAATAGTATTGAAAGTATGTTATCTAGGTCAAGTAATTGTTAGGAATAGGCGTATTAAAAGAGCAATCTAAactttaccttaaaggggttgttcaccgtcaaacacttttttcatttcaattggtttcagatagttcatcagaaataaagactttttactattttctatttgtaaccaGTTTTCTATCattaaagtgtaaagttaaatttttcaccttctaaagcagctctgggaggggggtcctCGActctttaaggggcatatttatcaagggtcgaatttcgaattgaaaaaactttgaattttgaattcaaaaagaccaaccaaaattaagtcaaagttttttttttggtcgaatagatccATATTTGCCCGAATTCTAATTGTAGaaattgaaggaatagtgcattcaatcaaattcgattcaaagtttttcccaaaaaaactttgatttttcaccaattgactccaaataggttctatgaggtcccccataggctaaaacagcaattcgttagttttggcgaatggtcgaaggcgaatttttaaagagacagtacatgataaattttgatattctaattttctaatttttttcaaattgaatttggactattccctagtcgaagtacacaaaaacagcTCGAAATTTGTTGTTTGTCCCTGcttagcagaatccctgagttacaTTAAAGACAGTTGTTAGAATTgttacaacagttgctaatattccccatagagtctactgagaaatgtatcaactaaatgtagcaaattgtaacagttcagaatctgctcctggatcactgagctgccagactgaaatactagAGACAGGTACATTAAAccttaaacttacattttgggaaaatgcaaagcaattgaaaaaaatgtttatggtgaacaatctgaggACAGTCGGagaacaactgaactggaaaaagtgtttagaaggtgaacaaacccctttaattacagtataacaaaaaaaaataatgtccaCTTAATATTACACAAATTGACACAGTTAGTGAATAAAAGCAAGACTATACTGATTACAGCTGTTTTATGATAGGCTGATGCAGAACAGTCATAGGCATTGGAATGACATTTTTGTAACTGTCcaaaatatattataacaaattgtatattaaaaggatactgtgatgggaaaactttttttttccaaaacgcatcagttaatagtgctgctccagcagtcttctgcactgatatccattttttcatttttttatatttaattttgaaatctgacatggagctagacatattgtcagttcccaggtgcccccagtcacgtgacttgtgctctgataaacttcagtcactctttactgctgcactgcaagttggagtgatatcacccctccccccccatcaGCGGAACAATAgcaaggtaacagctccctggtggGACATgaacttttactattgagtgctgttcttatatctataagaacagcactcaatagtaaaagttcatgtcccactgcgactccttcagttacactgagtaggagaaacaatagcctgtcagaaaacagttccatagtgcagcactggctctttctaaaagcacatgaccaggcaaaatggcctgagatggctgccaacacaccaatattacaactaaaaaaatatggtTCAGGAATTTtacacggtagagtgaattatttgcagtgtaaacagtgtaatttagaaataaaaacgacaccataaaatcatgacggaatccctttaaacactcaGAAGTAAAAGTATTTATGCTGTATACAAGCACACAGCAAGGAGACACAAACAGAAACACATCAGACAGATGaatgtatagatgtatatatactgtgtctatatatatatatatatatatatatatatatatatatatatctcatttgAAGAACTCTGTTTCCCTAGATACACCATAAATGAGATAAGACATAAGACAAGTACACAAACAAGTATCACAGAttcacaatgcattgtgggaaacaATGTAAATGTTCAATGGAACTTACTGCATCTGTCATTTTGATACTAAAAATTCTTCTTTCTCttaaacaatatatttacattttatatataaggaGGTTTTATCTTGTCACTTAAATTGCCACCATGGcatttgatacattttgtgcTGAGAACATTCCATAACTACATATTTGACTCTTTAACGTACAGAGCAGTTTTGAGATTGATGTTGCTTGGGAGATTCAGAGACTACAGAGCATTGTATGAAATGCTGCAATAGAGAATAAAATTGATCTTAAAGAAAGagtctttatggaaaaaaatttcAGGGTTGCATTTAGCGACATGGCTGCACTCTCTGATACAAACAGTGCAGTATACAAATTCATATATGCAAAGTGTATGCAGACAGaatattattcatatatatgGAACATTTAAAGTAAAATCACACAgagtattttaaaaagtttgtttttcaattaatgtGTATATCTTAATATTATTTGTAGGACTAATTACAAATTAAACTCACCAGGGCCACAAGTGTTGCAGCTGCACCCACAAATGCCGCAATAAAAAGGTGAAATGTCATCTGGAACTGCAAGAGAACAATATAAGTGATCACcttacagaaaatatgcaaaatccCAAAATTCCTTATGGTTAATTCAAAGTAgggttcaaaattaaaaaaacaaggacAGATTGCCATTTTGTTCGCATGAATACAGGTGAATACAGAGATGCCTGTTTTTGGCACTCCTGTATTCATGAAAATTGACTTGGAAGGGATGTAGGTGTCTTCTTTCCCTCTATCCCATTGTGGAAGTTACAAATTAGGCTGGACAAGTTAGAGCTGGAGTAACACCAGGCCTTGCGTTtccacagaggctcaaacagcttACTAAACATTGTCTGTGTATGGAATCTtttagtagcccctctggcatttgccagaatccacagattgccagtctgggcctgagtaACACTCTTCAATTGTTCCCGGGCCAGAGGCAGGCTGAACAGGGCCGCACTCCATCTGTGAGCACTAACGTTTAACATGTTTCTGTTCCACTTTTTTCTGAAGCAGAAGTGGCTGGGTAACAAGACCAAGGGACAATTCAGTATGTCTAATTGTAAGCAGTAATAGGGGGTCTATAGGATTGTTCTAGCAATTGCATTAACAAAGCAAGAGCAGTCACTATTAGTCTGCATTGTTATATGGAGGATAATAAGAGCTTTTAGAGCATTAAAGAGGCACATTAAATGGAACATAACACAACATGAAGTCTGTTTCTGTGTTTCTAACCTCACTGGTCTTGCAGATGGCAAGCAGACTGGTCCCGCATACTTTCCCTGGGAAAGCATTCCATGGCAGAACACCTGGGGTCAAAAACAGAtattcagtattattattattattattaacatgtatttatatagcgccaacatattgcgtagcactgtaaagtaactgtgattatacaactacatcacatgaattacatacatagaacatatggagtaacaaacatcacaatcaatacaggtacaaagaggtgaggaaggccctatgcataggcatacagtctaaagggaagggagtaagacacaaggtgtgggggtgggcaagatcgaagtaagtgggtgagaaatgtggtgttgtatgtggtgttgtgtttggtagttaagcagagtgagggtaggcttctcgaaagaagtgcgttttcagagattttttgaaagcagaaaggttgggagaaagtcggacagatcgtgggagagcgttccagaggaggggtgcagcccttccaaagtcttgaaatgcgagcatgtgaggaggtaatgagagaagagttgagtagcaggtcagtagaggagcgaagtaagcgagtgggtgagtatatagagatgagttcagagatgtagggtggagcagagttgtgaagtgctttgaaagtcagtgtcattaatttgaatttgattctgaaaggtaacagagaatgagcggttgctgaggtgtatgagcctcgcagcagtgttcattatggactggagaggtgacagtctctggagggggaggccaattaaaagagagttacagtagtctagacgcgatatgatgagagagtgaataagaattttggtagcgtcttgggtgataaatgatcgtattttggatatgttccttaggtggaagtgacatgatttaataagtgactggatatgaggaatgaatgacagggcagaatctaggataaccccaaggcaccgggcctggggagagggggtgatagtggaattgttaactatgatggatacttcggggatgctactggtgtttcttggaggaaagagaaccatttcagttttagagaggtttaatttaacgtagcgttgcgacatccaggtagagatagcggacaggcaggaggagacgcgagttaggagttctgggttgagatcaggagatgagagatagatttgagtatcgtcagcatagaggtggtagtggaaaccatacgaatttattaatttgccaagggaggaagtatagagggagaatagtaatggtcctcGATACATATAACAAGGTATTTAAAGGGCTTTTTGCAGAATAGTGCTTACCATAtaggaatacctatactgacaTAGTATTAAGATATCCACTGTAGAGGATATGTAAAGCCTTGAATAGTTAGACCTACTATGGAACATTTCTTTTCCAGACCCATTTAACTGGTCATGCCCCTTCTGGTTTCTTGCTGGGAGGTAATAAGACAATCTAATCTCTATGATAATAGGGTGAATCCAGGCACAGCCTGAAAGAAAACAGCACTTTTGaggcacaaaaaataaatgacaaaactTACCATACATACGAGCATCTAAACACAGGGTACTGACACTGGTTGTGGTTTTCCCTGGGAATGCAATGGACTGACAGGTGACCCAAGTATTGAAGTAAATGTAGACAGGGACAGCAGAGCAGGCAAAGATCAGGATCCACAAAATAGTGATAACGTAAGTGACACCGACAAACTACAAGAATAATAAAATTGTGACAAAATGAGAGGAGCATCATGGGAATACTGAGTTAGACCCTGCATCCCTACCACAGTCACTAATCAAGGCAGAGGTAAATACTGGAGCATACGATATGTGCTTGTACTGGAAGATGAGCAATGTAGGCACCTGCctgttttattgacattttttaaatttcaacagCTCCTCCTaaggccaccagaaaacctaacaTCAAGGTTCCACTCTGAGAACAATATATACTAAATGGAATAGGTGTCATATAGACATAGGTCTATATGACACCTATTCCATttagtactgtatatattgggAGAACTGTTGTAAAATGTCATTAGTTGGGCCTGACCCTGCATTTCAGGATTTAAATTAATCTTTGTTACAAATATTCTTATTGAAACCATGCATAAATGTAGCAAAGATTGCTGCCATTATGCTTAAGGAAATGGAACTCTCTTTCCAGCATGGTCATGCCTTTTAATCGGTTAACCTTACATTCTAtggcaaaacaggacagaaaGATCTTGAAAGTTATTATTCAACCTTCCTAAAGCTCTAGGCAGTTTGAGAGCATATCAATCATATAAGAGATATTCAAGTTAGGCCAAACTACAGCATATTAAGCCTAAAACAGCTTCAGTTATTTATATGATGTGTATGATGTAAAGCACTGGTAGTttatcatgaatttttcataaataaattattCATTGCTTCCAGCCTCACAATAAAAGACACCACAAAGGcctatatattatctaaagaaaATAATAGTGCTCTTTCCAAGATTTGGAAGTATTTGGACTTCAATATGCTATAAATGATTGGCCAATATAAGATGCACTACCAAAATAAAGTTTGCTAATTAATCTGGTTATATAACATGTCCAAAGGAATACAGTGTTATGCAACTCACACATCATGTTTCAATGAGCACACTGATTGTAATTTGGGAATGAACGGTTCCCAAATCACAACTTGCGTTTAAGATCACAACTTGCTGTCCTTTCTTCCACTGTCACCTTATCGGGGTGTCCAAGCCACTTTCCCAAGCAGCGGCAGATGAGCTCTATAGTATGGACTGGCTGCCTTCCCCTGGTGCTTCTTCCTTTAGGTGGTCCTCCAGTCACTGTAGAGATGAGCCCACCCTTCATAGCTGGGGGTTTGAACTCTCCTAGGATGTGTTTGATGGCAGTTGTTGTATAGAATCCCTCAGCCAAAAGTAGGATCccatacagaaagaagaaaatggcaattCCATAGATCACAAACTGAAAGGCATTAATTCTACATAAAAGAGAAACTTTTCAGTTATTTCCTTCTTTGAGAAGTGACCATGCAGCATTTTTCATGGTTCATCAGGTTACTAATATGCCTTGcaacttaaattttatttgttAATTTGAAGGGAATGCCCAACCAAAGAatgaaaatgtattgcataatTAAAGAGATGTTATTCTAcaaaacttcccaatatacattagtTAAAAATGATctaacattttaaagtaatttgtaaacTAGATTGCTACTGGATGCAGTATTTGTTTGCCCTTTTCAATTCCCTTCTCAGCCTGTTAAAAACATTtgtattcagttcagtgagaacaGTTTAGTGAGACCAGTTCTCCCCCCACCCAAAACACCCAGCAATAGTTGAAATCGGccacaccaaggggcatatttgttTAAATGTGACCTTGTCTGTCTCTGtcaaaattctggctttttttctgaatatttgctaaataaaggtatgggattcgttatccagaaaccctttatctagaaagctctgaattatgtaaaggctttctcccatagtcttcattttatccaaataattcacattttctctgtaataagtaaaCAGTACTTTGCATTTGATCCAGACTacgatataattgatccttattggaagcgaaaccagcctattaggtttatttaatgcttacatggttttctagtagactttaggtatgaagatctaaattaaggaaagatttgttatctggaaaaggtcccaagcattctgaataacaggtcccatacctgtatcatactTTCGCCATTGTGTGTACTGTTGCAGGTGAAAATAAGTAGCGTAATAACACCAGCATATTGTTCAAATGGTTAAAGTGAATACAGAGATAGAAGAACACTGCTGTATCAGCCAAAGGGCAACATATTAAGAACAGGTGGGGATGGCACATAAAGTATGCACTTACCCAAAATTTCACCATACACATGGGATATCAGCATGAAGCATATGgcatagataataaaaaattacttttgacaAAAACGGTGGTGAAACAAAATTGCCACTTTTAATGAAttgcaacatttttgaaaatttgctaTGTTAATATACTAAAACATTATAATCATTTTGTAGCAATAATGTTTGATCCAGTGGCATATGTAAACCCAAAGCAGACAGATTCTGAATGGcatagaatatatagaatatggGTCAGCTTACCAGTGCATGCTTCTTGTGTTTGCTTATCTTATGCTGGACATGCTAGCCCAAATCATTACTCACCCTGAGTTTGATATAGGTTAACATTCTGCTTGTTATTAGTCTCTAGACAAACCCCCTTGCTTACTGGTTGTGAAATGATTCCAGCACTTACACATGAATGAGGTATTCATACTCCTGGTAGTTTTTGGAAAAATATGTCTCTATCAACTTCTCTGTTCCACTCAAAGCCTCATGTCCGCAGCCACAGAATAGGGCCACTCCGGCAAAACACAGGACTGTGGCAATGACTGAAGCAAATGGTACCCCAACCATGCAGCGTATGCAGCCATCATGCCAACCTAGGATCAGGGTGAGAAGTATACATTAAAATGGGAGACATTCAAAGGGACAAAATTTTAGACAAAATAAATTGAAGCAATAGAAAAACAGGAAGAGTCAGTTTAAGAGTAATTCCATTAGCTGACATACAACAAAACCAACCACAGTTACTTTCCTAATACTTCTCATCCGCCAGAGAAAAAGGAGAGCTTATGCCATACATTAGCAAACTCTTTACCTTCACGTGCCTTATAAAAGGTTTGGGGGCACTAAAATGTTGTAGCTCTTTGCCTTCATGTGCCTTATAAAAGGTTTGGGGGTACTAAATTGTTGTAGCTTTTTGCCTTCACATGCCTTATAAAAAGTTTGGTGGTACTTAACTGTTGTAGCATGTCTTTATTTCCAATGAAGCTATTAAAGAACTATGCTATTACATgtaatagagtcctgcagtgggtcgggtaccggTGGGTCATCCACAAAAAAGCAGGCatcctgcggaatgaggggaggattttcaagTGCAGGTATAGCTGCGGGTCTGCAGGTCGCGGGTCTGCGGGTCGTGGTtcgggttgcaggtctcatcaatatcttatcttatgtaatattgtctatattttactccttttaaagttttaccaAATGTGTTTCTGCCCGCCcgcttttgatgatgtcacttccggtttgcagcaccatcacttcctgtttgatgttggtcggcgggttgcggataaagcAGTTGCGGGTCCGGCTTGATTGGatgaaagtgggtaaatatgcgggtttcGGTTCGGAGTGCGGCTGCAGGTTGCGAgttcaggtcttagaaattggttccgcacaggactctaacaTGTAACATATTGAATGCGTTCAAGCTTTCTTCTTGTTTGAAGAAAAGCTTGAAGGATATTTCCTGACTCTTTTATTAGTCAGGAAATATCTGTTTAGCAATTGTAGAAGAATAACCAAATAGTTGGCAATCTGGCAGTCTACCAAAACTCCCAGTGTATTGTAATTATAATCATCCATCCATGTTACCTTTACCCTTATTATTAGCTCTTGGGATAACTCTCTGTCTCTAAATCATGTGAAAGATATAATCAAGCTCTTCCACTTTTTTGTTGTATCAAGCAAAGTTTAACTTTCTATATTTAATTCCCAGTCATTCAAATCTTCTATCAGTGTTTAGGCATTACTGAACATGTCATGTTACCCATGAATTCCCACTGGCTCAGGCTCAggtacttttttctttacattaatTCACATAACACAAGATGCAGTAGATTATGAACTAGAATTGCTATCCCCATAGCTTTTGCCTTCTATTGCTTGCTGCCATCTCTGTCTTTGTGCTCATTCTGCTTTATTTCCCTGTTCAATAACAAATAATTAATAGAGAAACATTCAGTGTCGTGTATGGAAAGAAATAAGGGTTAACTTACCAAATATgatgggggtccaggtgctcaagccccagaccttcagctcagggaggcaaacaatGTAGtgataggctggcacaaaccagaccACACTCCATTATatgatgcagttaaaaagtatttagcaAAAAGACATCTCAAAAGAGCTTACCTATTATCACATTATTTCCCCTTTGCGTCTACCTTTggctagttaaaggaacagtaacacaaatacaagtgtattcatttaattaaaacataatgcactgttggcctgcactagtaaaactgatttgtttgcttcagcaactctactGTAGTATATTTAAACAAACTGCTTGGTAGCTGTGGGAGCAGCCGATAACAGATACAGAGAACAGTATACAATGCTATTCtaaatagcttatctgttatctactatttgtcttgtgcttacATGGctgccccagtggctgcacagcagcttgtttatataaactattatagtctttctgaagcaaacacctcagttttaccagtgcaggacaacactacattatttattcattacttaaaaacactttcattttttgacgttactgttcctttaagtgtacaCAGAAATTCAGTGTTCTGTGCTATAAAGCAGAACTATTTTAAAATaagatttcaaaaattaaatacaatacaaatgttACTAAACTCTCAGTAATTTTATACTGACCAAAGACCTGCATTGGCTCCGTGCTTCATTTTTGTATTCATATTACAGCTATATTCAGTAATTTCATATTGACcaaagacagtgtcggactgggacaccaggggcccacccaaaaacctttagaccaggggcccactcaaaaacctttagaccaggggcccactcaaagtattattttcttcctttacttactcaacctctattctcctattctcttttctttacatagtataacctattattccatctatttagcctctgtattctcatagaaatagggaatggccatgaaataagccaaatatttagaagcagaagggcccactgacatcttggcccaccgggagttttcctggtatcccggtaggccagtccgacactgaccaaaGATCAACTGCACATAGGACTGGACAGTTTTATCCCTTAGGGCTATGTACAAATATGTACCGATATCCTGGACCTGTAAGCAGTGTCAGCCTCCTTATCATGCTGAAAGTGTACAACTGTGTTTAATTAGGGAaacattttaaaactaaaatCAAACTGGGCCTGCATTGGCTCTGTACTTCCTTTTTGTATTCATATTACAGCTGTATTCACAATATATCAGGGCAGCATTATGAAttataatatcatttttataaattatatatattgtaaattattataAATCAGTTTCtataggggagggtgttgtaagtaatgtatcagtgttaattccatccaggatgtggcatccttgcaacatgatcttgacaaactggcaatctgggcagctaaatggcaaatgagattcaatgttgataaatgtaaggtcatgcacctgggatgtaaaaatatccaagccacttatacccttaatgggactgcactaggcaaatccattatggaaaaggaccttggagtccttgtagatgataaacttggctgtagcaagcaatgccagtcagcagcatcaagggcaaataaggtcttgagctgtattaaaaggggcatagagtcaagggaggagggggtcattcttccattgtatagagcacttgtaaggccccatctagaatatgctgtacagttttggtctctatcactcaaacaggacattattgtattagagagggtacagagaagggcaattaagctggtaaaaggtattgaaaatcttagctatgaggaaagactggctaaattggggatgttcacactggagaagaggcgcttaaggggtgatatgataactatgtataaatatataaggggatcatataataatctctctaatgctttatttaccagtaggtctttccagctgacacgaggtcacccattccgattagaagaaaagaggttccacctaa
This Xenopus laevis strain J_2021 chromosome 8S, Xenopus_laevis_v10.1, whole genome shotgun sequence DNA region includes the following protein-coding sequences:
- the plp1.S gene encoding myelin proteolipid protein B isoform X2; translated protein: MGWHDGCIRCMVGVPFASVIATVLCFAGVALFCGCGHEALSGTEKLIETYFSKNYQEYEYLIHVINAFQFVIYGIAIFFFLYGILLLAEGFYTTTAIKHILGEFKPPAMKGGLISTVTGGPPKGRSTRGRQPVHTIELICRCLGKWLGHPDKFVGVTYVITILWILIFACSAVPVYIYFNTWVTCQSIAFPGKTTTSVSTLCLDARMYGVLPWNAFPGKVCGTSLLAICKTSEFQMTFHLFIAAFVGAAATLVALLTYMVGASFNYAVLRVTGRSDRSKF
- the plp1.S gene encoding myelin proteolipid protein B isoform X1, coding for MVGVPFASVIATVLCFAGVALFCGCGHEALSGTEKLIETYFSKNYQEYEYLIHVINAFQFVIYGIAIFFFLYGILLLAEGFYTTTAIKHILGEFKPPAMKGGLISTVTGGPPKGRSTRGRQPVHTIELICRCLGKWLGHPDKFVGVTYVITILWILIFACSAVPVYIYFNTWVTCQSIAFPGKTTTSVSTLCLDARMYGVLPWNAFPGKVCGTSLLAICKTSEFQMTFHLFIAAFVGAAATLVALIHALMCLSANRVYQQRVLEEKGKSQETPQAESSELTDILPETPQRSAENLL
- the plp1.S gene encoding myelin proteolipid protein B (The RefSeq protein has 1 substitution compared to this genomic sequence), which produces MGWHDGCIRCMVGVPFASVIATVLCFAGVALFCGCGHEALSGTEKLIETYFSKNYQEYEYLIHVINAFQYVIYGIAIFFFLYGILLLAEGFYTTTAIKHILGEFKPPAMKGGLISTVTGGPPKGRSTRGRQPVHTIELICRCLGKWLGHPDKFVGVTYVITILWILIFACSAVPVYIYFNTWVTCQSIAFPGKTTTSVSTLCLDARMYGVLPWNAFPGKVCGTSLLAICKTSEFQMTFHLFIAAFVGAAATLVALIHALMCLSANRVYQQRVLEEKGKSQETPQAESSELTDILPETPQRSAENLL